A genomic window from Streptomyces sp. NBC_01429 includes:
- a CDS encoding cellulase family glycosylhydrolase produces MAMATAARGTRRRLRVRGLTGPLARRRGPGRRSLLLGAALALLAAGAVGGPPAEAADGAPLWFDGVVATEISADGTRFTDGHGREVVLRGFNVSGETKLEENGGLPFASTADARTSAAALRSLTGGNAVRFLLSWAHAESEPGKVDTAYLDRATEQIKALLDAGLRVFPDFHQDLFSRHLFHKDSWYTGDGAPRWAVEAGGYPVESCGICVLWGQNITQNQAVKNATRDFWHNRVLTVTTGTGAGAPTRSVPVQDAFLDTAQRTMAHLAGRLTADQFAGIVGFNPYNEPYAGEYTTGQNSRTWERDMLVPFYERFRARMDLAGWRDKPLFAEPNMFWNANLDLARQEGGLLDAGVLGKRYVFNTHFYDQKAISGVFMWGKAKDGQYSGDFGTVRDRASALNTPAIVSEFGHPLSGYTSDKAPTVDKAMYQALDTRLPGAAWWTTPARSGPVLSATQWQWDIYSGRHREAMNGNAGKVLTAGDAWNDEDLSAVALDSSGRAVLRQDARLLDRLYPGAVAGRTLAFSYEDRSRDGDTALTWNSIPDTMPSTARLVGGGRYGVLVWRSGSEGAGAAPTQLHLPSGFAPSSTTVVSDLGTVTGLPDYTARGRAADHPIASAVEPGTTDARRLLLSAPAAADGAGAVHYALVADGSAAPTAELRVAAQRELAAWVAGAGFPASP; encoded by the coding sequence ATGGCGATGGCGACAGCGGCACGCGGTACGCGACGGCGGTTACGGGTACGGGGACTGACCGGGCCGCTGGCCCGGCGGCGGGGGCCGGGGCGGCGGAGCCTGCTGCTCGGCGCCGCCCTCGCTCTGCTCGCGGCGGGTGCCGTCGGCGGCCCGCCCGCCGAGGCGGCGGACGGCGCCCCGCTGTGGTTCGACGGCGTGGTGGCCACCGAGATATCCGCCGACGGCACCCGCTTCACCGACGGACACGGGCGCGAGGTCGTCCTGCGCGGATTCAACGTCTCCGGCGAGACCAAGCTGGAGGAGAACGGCGGTCTGCCCTTCGCCAGTACGGCGGACGCCCGCACCTCCGCTGCCGCACTGCGCTCACTCACCGGCGGCAACGCGGTGCGCTTCCTGCTGTCCTGGGCCCACGCCGAATCCGAACCGGGGAAGGTCGACACCGCCTATCTGGACCGCGCCACCGAACAGATCAAGGCGCTTCTCGACGCCGGACTGCGGGTGTTCCCCGACTTCCACCAGGACCTCTTCTCCCGTCATCTGTTCCACAAGGACAGCTGGTACACCGGTGACGGCGCGCCCCGCTGGGCCGTCGAGGCGGGCGGGTACCCCGTCGAATCCTGTGGCATCTGCGTCCTGTGGGGCCAGAACATCACCCAGAACCAGGCCGTCAAGAACGCCACCCGGGACTTCTGGCACAACCGCGTCCTCACGGTCACCACGGGCACGGGAGCCGGTGCCCCGACCCGCTCCGTACCCGTCCAGGACGCCTTCCTCGACACCGCGCAGCGGACGATGGCCCATCTCGCGGGACGGCTCACCGCGGACCAGTTCGCCGGGATCGTCGGCTTCAACCCGTACAACGAGCCGTACGCGGGCGAGTACACCACGGGTCAGAACAGCCGCACCTGGGAACGGGACATGCTCGTACCGTTCTACGAGCGCTTCCGGGCCCGGATGGACCTGGCGGGCTGGCGCGACAAGCCGCTCTTCGCCGAACCCAACATGTTCTGGAACGCCAATCTGGACCTCGCCCGGCAGGAGGGCGGTCTCCTCGACGCGGGCGTCCTCGGCAAGCGCTACGTCTTCAACACCCACTTCTACGACCAGAAGGCCATCTCCGGGGTCTTCATGTGGGGCAAGGCGAAGGACGGCCAGTACAGCGGGGACTTCGGCACGGTCCGCGACCGCGCCTCGGCGCTCAACACCCCCGCGATCGTCAGCGAGTTCGGCCATCCGCTGAGCGGATACACCTCGGACAAGGCACCCACCGTCGACAAGGCGATGTACCAGGCCCTCGACACCCGGCTGCCGGGAGCGGCCTGGTGGACCACGCCGGCGCGGTCGGGGCCCGTACTCTCGGCCACCCAGTGGCAGTGGGACATCTACAGCGGCCGCCACCGCGAGGCGATGAACGGCAACGCCGGCAAGGTCCTCACGGCGGGGGACGCCTGGAACGACGAGGACCTGTCCGCCGTCGCGCTCGACTCCTCGGGCCGGGCCGTGCTGCGCCAGGACGCCCGGCTGCTCGACCGGCTCTACCCGGGCGCGGTGGCGGGCCGTACCCTCGCCTTCAGTTACGAGGACCGCTCCCGGGACGGGGACACGGCCCTGACCTGGAACTCCATCCCCGACACCATGCCCAGCACGGCGCGCCTGGTGGGCGGCGGACGGTACGGCGTGCTGGTGTGGCGCTCCGGCTCCGAGGGGGCCGGCGCCGCCCCGACACAGCTGCATCTGCCGAGCGGGTTCGCTCCGTCCTCGACCACGGTCGTCTCCGACCTCGGTACGGTCACCGGCCTGCCCGACTACACCGCGCGCGGCCGGGCGGCGGACCACCCCATCGCCTCGGCCGTCGAACCCGGCACCACCGACGCGCGGCGCCTGCTGCTCTCCGCCCCGGCGGCCGCGGACGGAGCCGGGGCCGTCCACTACGCCCTGGTCGCCGACGGCTCCGCCGCGCCCACGGCGGAGCTGCGGGTGGCGGCGCAGCGCGAACTGGCCGCGTGGGTGGCGGGCGCGGGCTTCCCCGCCTCACCGTGA
- a CDS encoding alpha-L-rhamnosidase yields MISRRRLLGTTATAVGAAMVAGPGPAAALTQEPGSGALAEGPAAGSAVRVTAPTVEYVSHPLGLDTPRPRLSWPVVSARPGQTQRAYQVRVATDPGRLGKPDVWDSGKVESPDSTLVPYGGPALKSRTRYHWSVRVWGADGKVSAWSAPSWWETGLTDAADWTARWIGAPASLVGTPALDSASWIWFPEGDPAVEAPAGTRWFRGRVDVPAGVTRARLVMTADDGYTAYVNGTRVAHAEADGPAENWRHPALVEVAAQLRPGANVIAVSATNATVSPAGLLGLLELTTSDGIRTFATGDSWLTVSQEPTGDWKSAGYDDAAWSAAKALARWGTGPWGKVAVSSAPAAQLRQEFRLPRKTVARARLYATALGVYDAHLNGRRVGEDRLAPGWTDYRKRVQYQTYDVTGLLVPGANALGVTLAAGWYAGSVGMFGPHQYGERPSLLAQLEVTYTDGTTQRIVSDGDWRAGASPVTDADLLMGEAYDARLETAGWTRAGYDATGWTKAEPVPPADIALVAAIDGPSRVETELTVKKITEPKPGVFVLDLGQNMVGTVRLKVTGAAGTTVRLRHAEVLNPDGTVYTANLRTARATDTYILKGGGQETYEPRFTFHGFRYVEVTGYPGRPARDAVVGRVIHTSAPFTMDFKTDVPMLNQLHSNITWGQRGNFLSVPTDTPARDERLGWTGDINVFAPTAAYTMESARFLTKWLWDLRDGQLSDGAFPHVAPEVGAMGGGAAGWGDAGVTVPWALYQAYGDTRVLEDAWASMLKWLDYLERHSDGLLRPADGFGDWLNIQDETPKDVIGTAYFAHSADLVSRIAEALGKDPAPYRTLFGRVRDAFRAAYVSPGGRVKGDTQTGYVLALSMDLLAAADRAPAADRLVELIKAKDWHLSTGFLGTPRLLPVLTETGHTDVAYRLLLQRTFPSWGYQIDRGATTMWERWDSITPDGGFQDAGMNSFNHYAYGSVGEWMYANIAGIAPGGPGFREITVRPRPGGGVTRAEGRFDSVHGPVTTQWQTDAKGFRLTVSLPANTTAEVWISAKDAKKVGHGSTKFLRMEDGCAVFAAGPGRHHFTA; encoded by the coding sequence GTGATCAGCAGAAGACGACTGCTCGGTACCACCGCCACGGCCGTGGGAGCGGCCATGGTCGCCGGACCCGGCCCGGCCGCCGCGCTGACCCAGGAGCCGGGAAGCGGCGCCCTCGCCGAAGGCCCGGCTGCCGGGTCGGCCGTCCGGGTCACCGCGCCGACGGTCGAGTACGTCAGCCATCCGCTCGGCCTCGACACGCCGCGCCCCAGGCTGAGTTGGCCGGTCGTGTCCGCCCGTCCCGGCCAGACGCAGCGCGCCTACCAGGTCAGGGTCGCCACCGACCCGGGCCGGCTCGGGAAGCCGGACGTCTGGGACAGCGGCAAGGTCGAGTCGCCCGACTCGACCCTGGTCCCGTACGGCGGCCCCGCGCTCAAGTCCCGTACCCGCTACCACTGGTCCGTGCGCGTCTGGGGTGCCGACGGCAAGGTCTCCGCATGGAGTGCGCCGTCCTGGTGGGAGACCGGACTCACCGATGCCGCCGACTGGACCGCGCGCTGGATCGGCGCCCCCGCCTCCCTCGTCGGAACACCCGCGCTGGACAGCGCCTCCTGGATCTGGTTCCCGGAGGGCGATCCGGCGGTCGAGGCCCCGGCGGGGACCCGCTGGTTCCGCGGCCGGGTCGACGTGCCGGCGGGTGTCACCCGCGCCCGCCTGGTCATGACGGCGGACGACGGCTACACCGCCTACGTCAACGGGACCCGCGTCGCGCACGCCGAGGCCGACGGCCCCGCCGAAAACTGGCGCCACCCCGCCCTGGTGGAGGTGGCCGCCCAACTGCGCCCCGGCGCCAACGTGATCGCGGTCTCCGCCACCAACGCGACCGTCAGCCCGGCCGGACTGCTCGGCCTGCTGGAGCTGACGACCTCCGACGGGATCCGGACCTTCGCCACCGGCGACAGCTGGCTGACGGTCAGTCAAGAACCTACGGGAGACTGGAAGTCCGCCGGATACGACGACGCCGCGTGGTCCGCAGCCAAGGCGCTCGCGCGATGGGGCACGGGCCCCTGGGGCAAGGTGGCGGTCTCCTCCGCGCCCGCCGCGCAGCTGCGCCAGGAGTTCCGGCTCCCGCGCAAGACCGTCGCGCGCGCCCGGCTCTACGCCACGGCCCTCGGCGTGTACGACGCGCACCTCAACGGGCGGCGCGTCGGCGAGGACCGGCTCGCCCCCGGCTGGACCGACTACCGCAAGCGGGTGCAGTACCAGACGTACGACGTCACCGGCCTGCTCGTCCCCGGCGCCAACGCCCTCGGTGTCACCCTCGCCGCCGGCTGGTACGCCGGGAGCGTCGGCATGTTCGGACCGCACCAGTACGGCGAACGACCCTCGCTGCTGGCCCAGTTGGAGGTCACATACACCGACGGTACGACGCAGCGGATCGTCTCGGACGGCGACTGGCGCGCCGGGGCCTCCCCGGTGACCGACGCCGACCTGCTGATGGGGGAGGCGTACGACGCCCGGCTGGAGACCGCGGGCTGGACGCGCGCCGGTTACGACGCGACCGGCTGGACGAAGGCCGAGCCGGTGCCCCCGGCGGACATCGCGCTGGTGGCGGCGATCGACGGCCCCTCGCGTGTGGAGACCGAACTCACCGTCAAGAAGATCACCGAGCCGAAACCGGGCGTCTTCGTCCTCGACCTCGGCCAGAACATGGTCGGTACGGTCCGGCTCAAGGTCACCGGCGCCGCCGGCACCACCGTACGGCTGCGCCACGCCGAGGTGCTCAACCCCGACGGCACCGTCTACACCGCCAACCTGCGCACCGCCCGCGCCACCGACACCTACATCCTCAAGGGCGGCGGCCAGGAGACGTACGAGCCCCGCTTCACCTTCCACGGCTTCCGCTACGTCGAGGTGACGGGCTATCCGGGGCGGCCCGCGCGCGACGCGGTCGTGGGACGGGTCATCCACACCTCGGCGCCGTTCACCATGGACTTCAAGACCGACGTCCCGATGCTCAACCAGCTGCACAGCAACATCACATGGGGCCAGCGCGGCAACTTCCTCTCCGTCCCCACCGACACCCCCGCCCGCGACGAACGGCTGGGCTGGACCGGGGACATCAACGTCTTCGCCCCCACCGCCGCCTACACCATGGAGTCGGCGCGCTTCCTCACCAAGTGGCTGTGGGACCTGCGCGACGGCCAGTTGTCCGACGGCGCCTTCCCCCATGTGGCGCCGGAGGTCGGCGCGATGGGCGGCGGCGCCGCGGGGTGGGGCGACGCCGGAGTCACCGTCCCCTGGGCGCTGTACCAGGCGTACGGGGACACCCGGGTGCTGGAGGACGCCTGGGCGTCGATGCTGAAGTGGCTCGACTATCTGGAGCGGCACAGCGACGGCCTCCTGCGCCCGGCCGACGGCTTCGGGGACTGGCTCAACATCCAGGACGAGACACCCAAGGACGTCATCGGCACCGCCTACTTCGCGCACAGCGCCGATCTCGTCTCCCGGATCGCCGAGGCGCTGGGCAAGGATCCGGCGCCGTACCGGACGCTGTTCGGCCGGGTCCGTGACGCCTTCCGCGCCGCGTACGTCTCACCGGGCGGACGGGTCAAGGGCGATACGCAGACCGGATACGTGCTGGCCCTCTCCATGGACCTGCTGGCCGCCGCCGACCGCGCGCCCGCCGCCGACCGCCTGGTGGAGCTGATCAAGGCCAAGGACTGGCATCTGTCGACGGGCTTCCTCGGCACCCCCCGGCTGCTGCCCGTCCTCACCGAGACCGGCCACACCGATGTCGCCTACCGGCTGCTGCTCCAGCGCACCTTCCCCAGCTGGGGCTACCAGATCGACCGGGGCGCCACGACGATGTGGGAGCGCTGGGACTCCATCACCCCCGACGGCGGCTTCCAGGACGCCGGGATGAACTCGTTCAACCACTACGCGTACGGCTCGGTCGGGGAGTGGATGTACGCGAACATCGCGGGCATCGCGCCGGGTGGCCCCGGCTTCCGCGAGATCACCGTCCGGCCCCGGCCGGGGGGCGGGGTGACCCGCGCCGAGGGCCGCTTCGACTCGGTCCACGGACCGGTCACCACCCAGTGGCAGACCGACGCGAAGGGATTCCGGCTCACCGTCTCCCTTCCCGCCAACACCACCGCCGAGGTATGGATATCGGCCAAGGATGCCAAGAAGGTCGGCCACGGCAGTACGAAATTCCTGCGGATGGAGGACGGTTGCGCGGTCTTCGCCGCGGGCCCGGGCCGACACCACTTCACCGCCTGA
- the trxA gene encoding thioredoxin translates to MATVELTKENFDRTVSENDFILIDFWASWCGPCRQFAPVYEKASERHDDLVFAKVDTEAQQELAAAFDIRSIPTLMIVRDNVAVFAQPGALPETALEDVIGQARALDMDEVRKSVAEAEAKNQAGEGAEGSG, encoded by the coding sequence ATGGCAACGGTGGAACTCACCAAGGAGAACTTCGACCGGACGGTGTCGGAGAACGACTTCATCCTGATCGACTTCTGGGCTTCCTGGTGCGGTCCCTGCCGCCAGTTCGCCCCGGTCTACGAGAAGGCGTCGGAGCGGCACGACGATCTGGTCTTCGCGAAGGTGGACACGGAGGCGCAGCAGGAGCTGGCCGCCGCGTTCGACATCCGTTCCATCCCGACGCTGATGATCGTGCGGGACAACGTCGCGGTGTTCGCCCAGCCCGGCGCGCTGCCGGAGACGGCCCTGGAGGACGTGATCGGCCAGGCGCGCGCGCTCGACATGGACGAGGTGCGCAAGTCGGTGGCGGAGGCCGAGGCGAAGAACCAGGCGGGCGAGGGCGCCGAGGGCTCCGGCTGA
- a CDS encoding dihydrolipoyl dehydrogenase family protein — protein MTVVTETLEYDVVVLGAGPVGENVADRVRAAGLSVAVVESELIGGECSYWACMPSKALLRPAIARAEARRVPGLSGSVQGPLDTPAVLAHRDAFTSHWKDDGQVAWLDGIGAAIHRGHGRLDGPKRVTVTGPDGERLVLTARHAVAVCTGSRAVLPDLPGLADAAPWTSREATSAQRVPARLVVVGGGVVGVEMATAWRALGAEVTLLVRGEGLLPRMEPFAGELVAQALTEAGATVRTGVSVSAVERDGSTGPVTVTFADGERVEADEVLFATGRAPRTDDLGLDSVGLEPGSWLTVDDSCRVEGSDWLYAVGDVNHRALLTHQGKYQARVAGASIAARSQGVKALGSAPWTAHAATADHRAVTQVVFTDPEIASVGLTLAEAESAGRRVRAVDYDLAGVAGAALYADGYRGHARMIVDLDGETLLGVTFAGPAVGELLHSATVAVVGEVPIDRLWHAVPAYPTISEVWLRLLETYRG, from the coding sequence ATGACAGTAGTGACGGAAACCCTTGAGTACGACGTCGTGGTGCTGGGTGCGGGACCGGTCGGTGAGAACGTGGCCGACCGGGTCAGGGCGGCCGGTCTGAGCGTGGCCGTCGTGGAGAGCGAACTGATCGGCGGCGAGTGCTCGTACTGGGCCTGCATGCCCAGCAAGGCCCTGCTGCGCCCGGCGATCGCCCGCGCCGAGGCCCGCCGGGTGCCGGGGCTGAGCGGGTCCGTACAAGGACCGCTCGACACACCGGCCGTACTCGCCCACCGCGACGCGTTCACCTCGCACTGGAAGGACGACGGCCAGGTCGCCTGGCTGGACGGCATCGGCGCCGCGATCCACCGCGGACACGGGCGGCTGGACGGGCCGAAGCGCGTCACCGTCACCGGCCCCGACGGCGAACGGCTGGTGCTGACCGCCCGGCACGCCGTCGCCGTGTGCACCGGCAGCCGCGCCGTACTGCCCGATCTCCCGGGGCTCGCCGACGCCGCGCCGTGGACCAGCCGCGAGGCGACCAGCGCCCAGCGGGTGCCCGCCCGGCTCGTCGTGGTCGGCGGCGGAGTGGTCGGCGTGGAGATGGCCACGGCGTGGCGGGCCCTGGGAGCCGAGGTCACCCTGCTGGTGCGCGGCGAGGGCCTGCTCCCCCGGATGGAGCCCTTCGCCGGTGAACTGGTCGCCCAGGCGCTGACCGAGGCGGGCGCCACCGTCCGTACGGGCGTCTCCGTCAGCGCCGTCGAGCGCGACGGCTCCACCGGGCCCGTCACCGTCACCTTCGCGGACGGCGAGCGCGTCGAGGCCGACGAGGTGCTCTTCGCCACCGGCCGCGCCCCGCGCACGGACGACCTCGGCCTCGACTCCGTCGGGCTGGAGCCGGGCTCCTGGCTCACGGTCGACGACAGCTGCCGGGTCGAGGGCAGCGACTGGCTCTACGCGGTCGGCGACGTCAACCACCGCGCCCTCCTCACCCACCAGGGCAAGTACCAGGCACGGGTGGCGGGCGCCTCCATCGCCGCCAGGTCCCAGGGCGTCAAGGCGCTCGGCTCGGCCCCCTGGACCGCCCACGCGGCGACCGCCGACCACCGGGCCGTCACCCAAGTCGTCTTCACCGACCCGGAGATCGCCTCGGTCGGCCTCACCCTCGCCGAGGCCGAGTCGGCGGGCCGCCGGGTGCGCGCGGTCGACTACGACCTCGCCGGAGTCGCGGGCGCCGCCCTCTACGCCGACGGCTACCGGGGGCACGCCCGCATGATCGTCGACCTGGACGGCGAAACCCTCCTCGGCGTCACCTTCGCCGGCCCCGCCGTCGGCGAACTGCTCCACTCCGCCACCGTCGCGGTCGTCGGCGAGGTCCCGATCGACCGCCTCTGGCACGCGGTGCCCGCGTACCCGACGATCAGCGAGGTGTGGCTGCGGCTGCTGGAGACGTACCGGGGCTGA
- a CDS encoding DinB family protein: MTTPTTPRATLDAERTDLLAALAAARSALTRTVGGISDEQGGEHPTVSALSLGGLVKHVASIEEGWLRFAVDGPSALNYDLPEGVTWADFRAGTATEYPQWAIDHRNNFRMLPGETLAGIIARYEEVAARTEEIIASVPDLSATHPLPEAPWHEPGEVRSVRRVLTHVIAETAQHAGHADILRETLDGGTAT; the protein is encoded by the coding sequence ATGACCACCCCGACCACTCCCCGCGCCACCCTCGACGCCGAGCGGACCGACCTGCTCGCCGCGCTCGCGGCGGCGCGGTCCGCCCTGACCAGGACCGTCGGCGGGATCAGCGACGAGCAGGGCGGCGAGCACCCGACGGTCAGCGCGCTCAGCCTGGGCGGGCTGGTCAAGCATGTCGCGTCCATCGAGGAGGGCTGGCTGCGCTTCGCCGTCGACGGCCCGTCGGCGCTGAACTACGACCTGCCCGAGGGCGTCACCTGGGCCGACTTCAGGGCCGGTACAGCGACCGAGTATCCGCAGTGGGCGATCGACCACCGGAACAACTTCCGGATGCTGCCCGGCGAGACGCTGGCCGGAATCATCGCGCGCTACGAGGAGGTCGCCGCCAGGACCGAGGAGATCATCGCCTCCGTACCCGATCTGTCGGCGACGCACCCGCTGCCGGAGGCGCCCTGGCACGAGCCGGGAGAGGTGCGCAGCGTGCGCCGGGTGCTGACGCATGTCATCGCGGAGACCGCCCAGCACGCCGGACACGCGGACATCCTGCGCGAGACGCTCGACGGCGGGACGGCGACCTGA
- a CDS encoding helix-turn-helix transcriptional regulator, whose translation MPKTSARLLSLLSLLQARRDWPGALLAERLDISPRTVRRDIDRLRELGYPVVAAKGPDGGYRLDAGTELPPLLFDDEQAVALAVALRIAATTGADIGEAAARALNTVRQVMPARLRRRIDTVRVTAVEQPDTRSNPQVDSGVLMALNAAVHAREELRFDYPPAFPPGAAPGVAELPWRRVQPHHLVTRGGRWYLVAWDLDRADWRTFRADRITPRTPTGPRFTPREVPGGDVAAFVAGRFRGSDGPGDWPCRGEVILDLPAAVVSRYTDGEVIGELGPNRCRLVLGSWSWPALAAAIGGFHTGIEVVGPAELKDAFADLAHRYARAATGEPLPQREG comes from the coding sequence ATGCCGAAGACCTCCGCGCGACTGCTCTCGCTGCTCTCGCTGCTCCAGGCACGCCGCGACTGGCCCGGCGCGCTGCTGGCCGAGCGGCTGGACATCAGCCCGCGTACCGTGCGCCGCGACATCGACCGGCTGCGCGAACTGGGGTACCCGGTCGTGGCCGCCAAAGGCCCCGACGGCGGGTACCGGCTCGACGCCGGCACGGAGCTGCCCCCGCTGCTCTTCGACGACGAGCAGGCCGTCGCCCTCGCCGTCGCCCTGCGGATCGCCGCCACCACCGGTGCGGACATCGGGGAAGCGGCGGCCCGCGCGCTGAACACCGTCCGGCAGGTCATGCCCGCCCGGCTGCGCCGCCGTATCGACACCGTGCGGGTCACCGCCGTCGAGCAGCCGGACACCCGGTCGAATCCACAGGTGGACAGCGGGGTGCTGATGGCGCTCAACGCCGCCGTCCACGCCCGCGAGGAGCTGCGTTTCGACTACCCTCCCGCGTTCCCGCCGGGGGCCGCCCCCGGCGTCGCGGAACTTCCCTGGCGCCGGGTCCAGCCCCACCACCTCGTCACCCGGGGCGGCCGGTGGTACCTCGTCGCCTGGGACCTCGACCGCGCGGACTGGCGCACCTTCCGCGCGGACCGCATCACCCCGCGCACCCCCACCGGGCCCCGCTTCACCCCGCGCGAAGTGCCCGGCGGCGACGTGGCGGCCTTCGTCGCCGGCCGCTTCAGGGGCTCGGACGGTCCGGGCGACTGGCCCTGCCGGGGCGAGGTGATCCTCGACCTGCCCGCCGCCGTCGTGTCCCGCTACACCGACGGCGAGGTCATCGGGGAACTCGGCCCGAACCGCTGCCGGCTCGTCCTGGGCTCCTGGTCCTGGCCCGCCCTGGCCGCGGCCATCGGCGGCTTCCACACCGGCATCGAGGTCGTCGGCCCGGCCGAACTCAAGGACGCCTTCGCGGACCTGGCCCACCGCTACGCCCGCGCCGCGACCGGCGAGCCGCTCCCGCAGCGCGAGGGCTGA
- a CDS encoding TIGR02452 family protein, translated as MSARLRGIAKETEEIVRTGGYRAADGRDVDLRAALDAAVAGTRMYGPGPVAVPGRDRGTHPRAAPAEATVEVTGESSLAAARRLTRERPGAVAVLNFASARNPGGGYLNGAQAQEEALCRGSALYTTLLRAPEFYAYHRADRGPFYSDRVIHSPGVPVFRDDRGRLLDTPYEAGFLTAAAPNAGVIARRAPDEVPLIAAALAARAERVLETAAERGYRRLVLGAWGCGVFRNDPATVAESFATLLTGGGRFADRFDEAVFAVLDRTADAATLGAFRRVLKR; from the coding sequence ATGAGCGCACGGCTGCGGGGGATCGCCAAGGAAACCGAGGAGATCGTCCGAACGGGGGGATACCGGGCGGCCGACGGCCGCGACGTCGACCTTCGCGCGGCCCTGGACGCGGCGGTGGCGGGCACGCGGATGTACGGTCCCGGACCCGTCGCGGTGCCTGGTCGGGACCGGGGTACGCACCCCCGGGCGGCGCCCGCCGAGGCCACCGTCGAGGTGACCGGTGAGTCCAGCCTCGCCGCCGCCCGGCGGCTGACGCGGGAGCGCCCCGGCGCGGTGGCCGTCCTCAACTTCGCCTCGGCGCGCAACCCCGGCGGCGGCTACCTCAACGGCGCGCAGGCGCAGGAGGAGGCGCTCTGCCGGGGCTCCGCCCTGTACACCACCCTGCTGCGCGCGCCCGAGTTCTACGCGTACCACCGCGCCGACCGCGGCCCGTTCTACAGCGACCGGGTGATCCACTCGCCCGGGGTCCCGGTCTTCCGCGACGACCGGGGCCGGCTGCTCGACACGCCGTACGAGGCCGGCTTCCTCACCGCCGCCGCGCCCAACGCGGGCGTGATCGCGCGGCGCGCCCCCGACGAGGTGCCGCTGATCGCCGCCGCGCTCGCCGCCCGCGCGGAACGGGTGCTGGAGACGGCGGCGGAGCGCGGCTACCGGCGGCTGGTGCTCGGCGCCTGGGGGTGCGGGGTCTTCCGCAACGACCCGGCGACGGTCGCCGAGTCGTTCGCGACGCTCCTGACCGGCGGCGGCCGGTTCGCCGACCGCTTCGACGAGGCCGTCTTCGCGGTCCTGGACCGTACGGCGGACGCGGCCACCCTGGGGGCGTTCCGGCGGGTGCTGAAGCGCTGA
- a CDS encoding type II toxin-antitoxin system PemK/MazF family toxin yields the protein MTFLSSAGNGNGSRDSDRDHETDFPGRRGPSATTEADPRDVGRVRTSYAPEHDGDPDPGEIVWTWVPFEENDGRGKDRPVLVVARETAGTVLAVQLSSKRHDTDREWVPIGVGPWDREGRESWVDIDRVLRLHDAGMRREACALDRGRFNLVVNRLRERYGWS from the coding sequence ATGACCTTCCTTTCCTCTGCCGGCAACGGCAACGGCAGCCGCGACAGCGACCGTGACCATGAGACCGACTTCCCCGGCCGCCGGGGCCCGAGCGCGACCACCGAGGCCGACCCGCGCGACGTGGGCCGCGTCCGTACCTCGTACGCCCCGGAGCACGACGGCGACCCCGACCCCGGCGAGATCGTCTGGACCTGGGTGCCGTTCGAGGAGAACGACGGGCGTGGCAAGGACCGGCCGGTGCTGGTGGTCGCCCGGGAGACGGCCGGTACGGTGCTCGCCGTACAGCTCTCCAGCAAGCGCCACGACACGGACCGCGAGTGGGTGCCGATCGGCGTCGGGCCGTGGGACCGGGAGGGCCGCGAGTCCTGGGTGGACATCGACCGGGTGCTGCGTCTGCACGACGCGGGCATGCGGCGCGAGGCGTGTGCCCTGGACCGGGGACGGTTCAATCTGGTGGTGAACCGGCTGCGGGAGCGCTACGGCTGGAGCTGA